The Leptidea sinapis chromosome Z, ilLepSina1.1, whole genome shotgun sequence genomic sequence gtatattaatgtttttgtcATAGCGTTagacattttaatataatataatatatggaaTAAGAGTGTTTGTGGCAATTGcctgcatcatattagctgttataacGGGTCTCACACACCTGCATTAGCATTGAGATTTATGTATTGAAGTGTTTGTCTAAAACTgcaacatttaattttaagataagGCTGCAAAAAACTAAGCTTTATTCTAAGCAGtcctaattttttaaaataaatctgcatatgttatatttttttatgttaatagcCTAATAAATCAAAGTGAATTTAAAgactcattttatttattaattggagCTCATTCTTTTTACTTTCAACATttgtgtttaaaaattaaactatgtttaaaataaataatagttaaaaaaaactttttaatttttttttaacatgacattacactaatttgactaaaaaatgaaaaataaataatagttaaaaaaactgatAAGCACGcttcatataataaatattacaataaaatatatttttttacactattttcaatttaaatttattttctattttttagttgaattttatattaagcgtgctttttaatttttttaactattatttatttttcattttttagtcaaattagtgtaatgtcatcggtcctcgataaatctacaaagtttgaacgaaatctagccgataaaagtgggtcaaaatcgcgcccaaagaagtcggttacaaacatacaggtgaagctgatataaagcgtataaaaaccgacttcaaaaactgaaaagtatcaaataactaaatatttaatttaattcacatcttatgcaaatcttaacatttaatattaataaaatacaattatttatatgtactacctattgataggttttaagtcagtgccaagccctaaacaaaataaaacttaatattataaacagcttacttactgtatttatgtaggttgtctggccttgcgtgtctgtccgcttggctTGTTTTTTGTTAGACGAAGCTATCTCGCTCatagtcacgcgtggcgagtgtaggtacctttattacatttggcttggcgccgacttcaaagctatcagtttgtagcacatacaaataatagtattttattaatatcaaaggtaaaggtttgcataagatgtgtatttgatacttttcagtttttgaagtcggtttttttaaacgtagtttattttttacgttttagtgtcagttaataataatatataatcaacttgaatgaaaactccaaaaaaagcggtacacagaaaacaattatgacATCCAGGTAGACGAGACTTCAtgttgttcataaaatgaaaactactgagccaaactatgtaaaattttcatgggaccaaatggtatctatttcgcatcaaacaaaagaagaattacattagtcggatcataaatctcagagtaatcggtgtacatacataaaaaaaaccgatcgaattgataacctccttcttttggaagtcggttaaaaataaatggaCTATTTCTCGACATAGTACTGTACATAGGGTCAGTGTTATTATCTCTGAAAAAATCTATGCCTGACTTTCAAAGTAAGAATGCCCGATTTTCAAGATAAAATGATCTTTACCcgtgattgaagtaaaacttaacaaaaattAACTTCAGGaaaaattaacagatacattaaCATATTACATTAAACAAAGCCTTGTTACCAAATAAGCACTCACGTACTGAAggttttgctatttttttctcGATAACGCTAACGCTGTAACTTCATCTTTtaagcaaagttggcattttctctatctaacataaaataatgccttcataataaataatattatttaatcaagcgagattttatatatttaacaaagaaagatataatcttatatttcgatattattattcatcagcaCACTaccctttattcataatagtctgctaacttaaagcattgctaattctcagtctgtcttcttctattgccCTAAGTCATGAGtcaatgagaaaaaacactctttAGCGAATATTTAAAGCTAgcggactattatgaataagggggttaaactttttacaggtgaggtcattatcaggttcttgattttctcttttatgcttattgatgaaagagtaaaatctTCAGAATTCACATATACAGGTGAACCTAATAAAAGCAAAACGTACATTATGTAtaactttttgatgttattgaagataaatttatttgaattagaataatACGTTGCGCGCGCtcaaccaaagagaatttaaacacaaaCGTTCACGCTCaacgacatttaaaaataaaagttttcagaaagtttctattatattactatttttatattttttattaggacaggcaaagggttcgagctaATACAGTCGTAtacgttaatattcaataatttatatcataatttttacaatattctaCAAACGTAGATTTAACTGTaactttctacaaacgtagaatagcacgacgtatacattattttaaggatttgttttgttacgccaaagacgTATAAATTCTTGCGTGAATACATAACACACCTATACTAACACTTTTATTTTAGACAGTGGAATTCAGTGGAAACTGCCTATTTTTTAGtatatcagtaaaataaatatttttatattaggaaccagaggaatcacatcaGCGTTTAAGGAAGCCGGCCGAagcgccggcctttaaggaaggaacAACGAATGAACGCGCATTTTTTTGTTAGCCGTTTATTTATGATTTCTAGCTACTGCTGATTCATTGTTCTTCTTTGTATTTGCATCGGATATAAAAAGGCAAAAAGTAGTCAATGCTTACTGATGCTTGCGAGACGATTATAAAAGTTTTGAAAGAATATCTTAATGTAAACCGAGATATATATTGCTAATAGAGTTTGTTTCTTTGACCACGCCATTTATCTTCTTCTTTTCCACTTTTAAAAATGCGGTCTGTCCGGTAAATGTATAAAACTTTATACAACAAGCATAGATAgagtataaaacttgttttaaatattacgtATTATACATATATGTCCATAAAAATAGCTATACTTGTTAACAACATGCATGTTTTTTGTTGGTGTGAACGCTATCAAGTATCAGACTGTATCAAACATGTCTTAGACCTGTATGTAAAAGCAAATGCAAATGCTAAACTTGCATAAAGACTTGTTGGCAACACAGTGAGAACGAAAGTAGTGTAAGTAGCTAATACttagattaaaataattatgtcattATTCGAAGGGCTAATACTTGAATCTTGACAGACTTATTAGTCTGTGATCTTATCTCTTATTAGTCTGTGGTCTTTACTTTAATAatcttagttaccaggtcaaaatatcaaaaaaaaatgagtacctatattatacaattgacatacaataaattgtaaaatataaatattatacctgATTATACCtctttaatacaaaataaaaaggtaTACCTAGCTAACATATTGTGACACTTATTATTGTTGCAAtcaaattatacaataaattgtAAATGGAGATCACTGATATTCGAATTAACAATTATGCCGTTCAAGAATAGGTTCACTTTCCATAGCggacacaaaaaaatatagtttatattgGCGAATGCGCAGTAGAATATAAGATTTTACGCAGGTGCAGCTCATCGCGATCTATATATGCGCAAAGAGTAAAATTATGCGTGTATACACAAGATGGGAAATAGGCCTTTATTTGATACATAACCAGGGTATGTACTGtctattatcaatattttatggGATAGGCGAAGATCTACGGAATGAAAACGATTGTTTGTTATTGTTGGTCTTGTCAATACTGAATTTCACGAAGTGTTAGGTTCTCCAGCAGATGTGAAGTTTTATCTAATAATATCGTCATTACTTGAAATGACTTTGGAAGATCCATTTTATGTTGTAAAAGAGTAAGTCATTTAGtttccattttatttatattctacaATCATTGATATTTTATACAGAATACAATTTAATTCATTGTATTTTGACTGAATCCgtttttttattgcattattgttggcaattattataaaatatgaaattaagaACATGGTGATGGTTCCAGCTGACCTCAACTTTCCCATGTAGTTTTGTTTATGTGGTTATGTcatgattaaattatattttgttattaaaaaaatcatgtttttgtttcaattgCATGGAATCCTTATTCATTTTCTTAAAGTCATTTCTTATAATATGACCTATCCACTCTGGCTGTTTTAGTGATTACCAAGaacaaaaagaaagaaaataattttaaaaagtagttgtctgataaaagtatattaaaccTTCATATATGAATTAAGCTGTTATTCAAATTGTTTTAGGTCTTATTGTGTACAATAACCATGTTTCAATTGTTAGAGTTTGTTCACTAGTTAGTGTCCCGTAATCGTAAGTAATTCCGAATTTTTGCTGCAGAGAATCTTAAAGAACCCCTAAACCGGCTCTCTCTTATCAGGCTAAGTAGTCTATTTGCACATAAGCTGGGTTGTACCGTGAAGGTGGGTTGTACTTAAATCCAACGAAGCTTTTCAAACAAATATTCAGGCTTCTTGTTCCAAATGACCTTTTGAGTTAACCAAGTATAGTGAATTTGTCTTCTTGCATTCATGTTCAGGATGCCCTTGCTATTCATGCTTTTGTCATAATTATTCTTTTACATTAGTGAGGTGTTTCGAGCATTGAACAAAACCAGAGGGCTATATATAAGGTGGCAAGAGTTGTCAACTTCATCATTACTCCCAAACAATGTAGAGATTGAATGGACTTCTATAGAATTGCGGAATTCCCTTCGTAGCATAGAGTGGGATTTGGAAGATTTAGAAGACACTATATATATCCTTTTTAAATGttgtagtaaatataattactggtacttactaagaaataaatcttgtatgtattctttgtttatattatgtactagctgacccgacagacagtgttatgtatataataaataaaataatgtttttatatgaatttgtcaataatatatcataacatcaaaaattacttcgtaaaatatgcaccctgctgtcgtaatgaaattgtttcacagcagaactgtcatacATTAAatgtcattaaattctctcatagaaattatgtatggacacatcaaaggaaaaacagatttgttgtttttatttaatttagcagcagtttcctatttcacaaataattcaagacaaaaattagccaaatccgtccagccattctcgagttttagcgagcaGCAATtcacagcaattcatttttatatatatagatattaattatatgtatattattatattatatatattaatgtttatatttaaaatgtaagaaATCATTACATTTGGTGTTATAAGCTGTGCTAATTAGTGTAATTGCTACAAAtacatatttcttattttaatgaGTTGCAAATTTTAgtgaaaaaaacattatatgtTGTGTATTTCCATAACTTTTCATCACGTATTGCAGAGAAGAAttcatcaaaatttaaaatagataataaagaaatttccGACAGGCGATCATTTATTGAAACAACTAAACAAGAAGTTAaggtatgttatttattttgtatcttCATCATAATTAATCAACACCAAAAGTTATTAACATGATATATATGAATGCATTATATTGTATGTAATTATCAGCTATAAAACTAATCCAGGAGCTTGAGCACACAACTCCAGAGAGTACTAACTGCCAGACAttctaagattttttttgatttatggTTAAAATAGAACATAATACTACAATTTCTTTAAATCATTATAATTTTCTCTTAGGTTATGAAAAACAAGATGAGTATTAATAGAAATCATGACAGTGATGGCACAGCACATGAACCACTTCTTAGGGATGGAAGTCCAACAAACTTCAGGAATATCACATGGTCATCAACACCCAAGTATTCCAAATACACCAAACTGGCTTCAACAGACAGTCCCGTTAGATTTGACATATATGATAATGACATGATGTCTTTGCAAGATGGTATGTTGATAAGTCAAAATGATCAGCTGACAATGATTGGTAACTCTGTCGGATCTTTGAAAACTGTCTCCACCCAGATTGGCCTGGAGCTTGATGAACAGGCTATGTAAGTAAAACACTTCATATGCACATTAGGGATGTCTGCTGTGAGCCCTATTTGCGTAGTGAGGTTGAGTGGATTATCCCACCGCCCTTAagcctcccacattctcttgcaatactataataatcacaggagtgttgccggccaaTTTATAGGTTTTGTAACTAATTTTCTCATAGTACACATTTTTTGTcattatatagaatataatattatatttgaaatgtttCTACCCTATAATGAGCCCTGATTAATGTGTACAATGAGTGATAACTTTACACAAAAATGTTTCTCATATTTATAGCTTGCACCAGGGTGTAGTGAAGTAGgggaaatgattaaaaaaatgggGCTACTTCATGTACATATTTCCTAAAAATAGTCTAAGTTCTAACATTTAGGAgagtgaaaaatagatagtagccgattctcagacctactgaatatgcatataaaatttggtaaaaatcagttaagccatttcggaggagtaaggtaactaacattgtgacacaagaattttatatataagataatctGTTGGAAGTTGTAATGCTGTCTGTGTGAGCATTGTGTTATTTCTCATAAATtgtatgcaatttttttaactttcagGATGCTTGAAGATTTAAACTCTGAACTTGAGAATGCAGATTCAAAGTTGCATACAACTGTTGTGAAAATATCCAAAGTACTCCATATAAATAATGgtaaatttacttattttaaattattgttgttttttagTTTCACTCTggctaaaattaaatttgccATTCGGATTCACAAATAACCAAAATGTATGTGTAATGTAAAGAAATACCTTTTATTTTAAGcctcaaaaatatatttgatattattgtttataatagtAACTGAAAGATAATGATTGCCAGGTTTAGCTTATACCAGGTTTTAATGGCAATGTCTTCATCTGAATGTACTTCAAAGCATGGTCCACTATAGCAGGGTGCTCATTGAGCAAAACCAGTCTTATTCAATTAAGTCAAActatgatacttatgaatgtaaaaaagtTATACTTTTCGCCTTTTATCGCGAGTTTGGAAATTGTTGAACTTTAGTGAGAAGAAGTATCAACAAACTCATTCTATTATTGAAGCCACtctattatatcaatatttacagtatataaataatttattaacctATTATGGGAGCaatcatagataatttatatgtctaaatAGGGTCTCTTCCTttgttagataaccgataaaaaccgatgttttcacagatgtcatagtctattctattttattctttctagtggtttctgtggaaggggcaccaccactcgccaatgtcacgtttcagtagaccaccaagcttagagtgtgtcatttgatcggtgttaGCGATTTTACAAGTGATTATGGTAATGACCAGTGCCCAGATTcataacagatttattttcttattatacttgaaacaaatatacatactgTTAGATTAAaatggacaaacactgataatattacttatataaaacatttattgtgttagttatcacttaatattattttgtttgatatatttacataaaatatttacaaaaggaatctaaagaagaattatatcaacattatgaatataatatatatttattatattaattatattaagtttaaaattaacaacatgaagcagagtttttGATGACAGAATGATGGAGGTTATGGCTGGTCCATTACTATAAGTAGCGCCATACTAGTAGTAATGAACCAGCCATCACCTCCCAAAACCATATTTCAAGGAAGGAAACTACTTACTTCACGTAACTGCCACTAGCAATGACATTTAAGTGAGCATGATGAAGCCTGATATTAGAACTCAACTAGttagaaacataataatgtatatttgaaagtgataaacttacaataaaagatttacatatatggtatggtatggtaaaggggctcctgtttccgcaattacaCCACTTAATTGGGTCTATTTTgtgtgcagtgttggccagtcattccaaccagcctagcttcttccagaagttcagatcacagtggcaggctcctttgcacagaatgccggctaaattatgggtaccacaacggtgcctatttctgccgtaaagcaggaatgtgtaagcattattgtgtttcggtctgatgggcgccatagctaatgaaattactgggaaaattagacttaacatcttgtgtctcaagctgacgagcgcaattctagtgccgctaagaattatttggtttttcaagaatcctgagtgacactgcattataataggcagggcgtagtGTCCTCGGCCAGACAGCTATTAGAATGCCCACCATGATTTGGATATAGTGTTTGTTTAGTCTGATAAGTTGAtgtcttattttcaataattaataattaactaacCTGTCTTTGatacaaaactttattaatttacctttttatttccAGATGGTCGACAGTGGGCAGCAATCGGGCTACTTCTGTGTATACttgtaattttgttaataatatttataattgtataagATTAGTAGCTCTCATAAAGTACGACCATTCTATACAATATAATGTTAAACATTAATTTGTCATAATTGCTGTAGTTTAAAGCTTTATCAAGTTCATCTCATACCAATTAGTATAAATTCTtactacaaataaaat encodes the following:
- the LOC126978989 gene encoding syntaxin-6 isoform X2, giving the protein MKNKMSINRNHDSDGTAHEPLLRDGSPTNFRNITWSSTPKYSKYTKLASTDSPVRFDIYDNDMMSLQDGMLISQNDQLTMIGNSVGSLKTVSTQIGLELDEQAMMLEDLNSELENADSKLHTTVVKISKVLHINNDGRQWAAIGLLLCILVILLIIFIIV
- the LOC126978989 gene encoding syntaxin-6 isoform X1; this translates as MTLEDPFYVVKDEVFRALNKTRGLYIRWQELSTSSLLPNNVEIEWTSIELRNSLRSIEWDLEDLEDTICIAEKNSSKFKIDNKEISDRRSFIETTKQEVKVMKNKMSINRNHDSDGTAHEPLLRDGSPTNFRNITWSSTPKYSKYTKLASTDSPVRFDIYDNDMMSLQDGMLISQNDQLTMIGNSVGSLKTVSTQIGLELDEQAMMLEDLNSELENADSKLHTTVVKISKVLHINNDGRQWAAIGLLLCILVILLIIFIIV